The following are from one region of the Chloroflexota bacterium genome:
- the gatC gene encoding Asp-tRNA(Asn)/Glu-tRNA(Gln) amidotransferase subunit GatC, whose translation MALTRADVVHVAHLARLGLEEDELARLEGQLNHILDQYAKLAELDTDDIAPTAQTIELESILRDDVARPSLDAPTALANAPRRDGDFIVVPAIIGE comes from the coding sequence ATGGCACTCACCAGGGCGGACGTCGTCCATGTCGCCCACCTCGCCCGTCTCGGCCTGGAGGAGGATGAGCTCGCCCGTCTCGAGGGCCAGCTGAACCACATCCTCGACCAGTACGCGAAGCTCGCCGAGCTCGACACGGACGACATCGCACCGACGGCGCAGACGATCGAGCTCGAGAGCATCCTCCGCGACGACGTCGCGCGACCGTCCCTCGACGCCCCGACGGCGCTCGCGAACGCGCCCCGCCGCGACGGCGACTTCATCGTCGTGCCGGCGATCATCGGCGAGTGA
- the gatB gene encoding Asp-tRNA(Asn)/Glu-tRNA(Gln) amidotransferase subunit GatB produces MTGAQSAPPAAPSAGARWEAVIGIEVHCQLRTASKMFCACSSAYDGAPPNTHTCPVCLGLPGALPTINRQAVAHVLTTGLAIGATTPPATRWDRKNYFYPDLPKGYQISQFDLPLAAAGRLAIETSGGPIVVGIQRAHLEEDTAKLVHATTATGERVSLVDFNRSGVPLMEIVTEPDIRTAEQARRYAEELQLLLRAIGVSDADMERGQMRVEANVSLRPVGSEPFGTRTEVKNMNSFRAVERAIAHEIERQAGALDAGEVLAQETRGWDDGRGVTYVMRSKEDSHDYRYFPEPDLPPLRVDPAWLDSLRAALPELPAARRRRYVETLGLSSYDAAVIVADPRAVALFDVLVTAEVPAKQAANWVSGEYLRLARKYSTDQDAVFLDPVNLGAELAGLIKLQIAEQITLQNAKEVFGTHLASGQAMAVIVGARGLRRISDDDTLRSLVAAVLAANPKAVTDHRAGRPTVGFLVGKVMKETGGQAHAERVRALLIEELERIAG; encoded by the coding sequence ATGACCGGCGCCCAGAGCGCACCGCCGGCTGCGCCCTCCGCTGGCGCCCGCTGGGAGGCGGTCATCGGCATCGAGGTCCACTGCCAGCTCCGGACCGCGAGCAAGATGTTCTGCGCGTGCTCGAGTGCGTACGACGGGGCACCGCCGAACACCCACACGTGCCCGGTCTGCCTCGGCCTGCCGGGAGCGCTCCCGACGATCAATCGGCAGGCCGTCGCGCACGTCCTCACGACCGGGCTCGCGATCGGGGCGACGACGCCGCCGGCGACGCGCTGGGACCGCAAGAACTACTTCTACCCGGACCTCCCCAAGGGCTACCAGATCAGCCAGTTCGACCTCCCGCTCGCCGCCGCCGGCCGGCTGGCGATCGAGACGTCCGGCGGACCGATCGTGGTCGGCATCCAGCGGGCTCACCTCGAGGAGGACACGGCGAAGCTCGTCCATGCGACGACCGCGACCGGCGAGCGGGTGAGCCTCGTCGACTTCAACCGATCCGGCGTGCCCCTCATGGAGATCGTCACCGAGCCGGACATCCGGACCGCCGAGCAGGCGCGCCGGTATGCGGAGGAACTGCAGCTGCTCCTCCGGGCGATCGGCGTGTCCGACGCGGACATGGAACGCGGCCAGATGCGGGTCGAGGCGAACGTCTCGCTCCGGCCCGTCGGCAGCGAGCCATTCGGGACCCGGACCGAGGTGAAGAACATGAACTCGTTCCGGGCGGTCGAGCGCGCCATCGCCCACGAGATCGAGCGGCAGGCGGGCGCCCTCGACGCGGGTGAGGTCCTTGCCCAGGAGACGCGTGGCTGGGACGATGGTCGCGGTGTGACGTACGTCATGCGCTCGAAGGAGGACTCGCACGACTACCGCTACTTCCCCGAGCCGGACCTGCCGCCACTGCGGGTCGATCCGGCCTGGCTCGACTCCCTCCGCGCCGCCCTTCCGGAACTGCCGGCCGCTCGCCGCCGGCGCTACGTGGAGACGCTTGGTCTCTCGTCGTACGACGCGGCCGTGATCGTCGCCGATCCGCGAGCGGTGGCGCTGTTCGACGTGCTCGTCACGGCGGAGGTCCCGGCCAAGCAGGCCGCGAACTGGGTCAGCGGCGAATACCTCCGGCTCGCCCGGAAGTACTCCACCGACCAGGACGCCGTCTTCCTCGATCCGGTCAACCTCGGCGCCGAACTGGCGGGCCTCATCAAGCTCCAGATCGCAGAACAGATCACGCTGCAGAACGCAAAGGAGGTCTTTGGGACGCATCTCGCCAGCGGGCAGGCCATGGCGGTGATCGTGGGGGCGCGGGGTCTCCGCCGGATCTCGGACGACGACACCCTGCGATCTCTGGTCGCAGCGGTCCTCGCGGCGAACCCGAAGGCCGTCACCGACCATCGCGCCGGGCGCCCGACGGTCGGGTTCCTCGTCGGGAAGGTGATGAAGGAAACCGGCGGCCAGGCCCACGCCGAACGCGTCCGCGCCCTCCTGATCGAGGAGCTGGAGCGGATCGCCGGATGA
- a CDS encoding alpha-hydroxy-acid oxidizing protein encodes MARAAFDYIAGGAGDELTLAENLASWRRRILRPRVLVDVRALDTTTTFLGDTAALPLAIAPIAAHGLAHPDAELATARAAAAAGILFVLSTMATRSIEEVSRAAPTGIRWFQLYVQGDRAFARTLVERAAAAGYRAIVLTVDLPVLGSRERDRRNGFRLDVPLGNFPNRVAQVTSGATATDGYGVLGGQRHVGLVWEDVAEIRSWTGLPLVLKGILEPEDALRAVESGADAIVVSNHGARQLDRVAPALDVLEGIVAAVGGRIEVYVDGGVRRGSDLAIARALGARGVLVGRPVLWALAAGGEAGVARLLALFREEFETTLALLGTPTVDAIARDRVR; translated from the coding sequence ATGGCTCGGGCGGCATTCGACTACATCGCCGGCGGCGCTGGCGATGAGCTCACGCTGGCCGAGAACCTCGCCTCCTGGCGCCGTCGGATCCTCCGCCCGCGGGTCCTCGTCGACGTGCGCGCCCTCGACACCACGACGACGTTCCTCGGCGATACGGCCGCCCTCCCGCTCGCCATCGCCCCGATCGCGGCCCACGGCCTCGCGCATCCGGACGCCGAACTCGCCACCGCACGGGCCGCCGCCGCGGCCGGCATCCTGTTCGTCCTCTCGACGATGGCGACTCGATCGATCGAGGAGGTCTCCCGGGCCGCTCCGACGGGCATCCGATGGTTCCAGCTCTACGTCCAGGGTGATCGTGCGTTCGCCCGAACACTCGTCGAACGGGCCGCCGCGGCCGGGTACCGGGCGATCGTCCTCACCGTCGACCTGCCGGTCCTCGGCTCTCGCGAGCGCGACCGCCGGAACGGATTCCGGCTCGACGTGCCGCTTGGGAACTTCCCGAACCGGGTGGCCCAGGTGACGAGCGGTGCGACAGCGACGGACGGCTACGGCGTCCTCGGTGGGCAGCGCCATGTCGGCCTCGTCTGGGAGGACGTGGCGGAGATCCGGTCGTGGACCGGGCTCCCGCTGGTCCTCAAGGGCATCCTCGAGCCGGAGGACGCGCTGCGGGCGGTCGAGAGCGGCGCCGACGCGATCGTCGTCTCGAACCACGGCGCCCGGCAGCTCGATCGGGTCGCGCCCGCACTCGACGTCCTCGAGGGGATCGTCGCCGCGGTCGGCGGTCGGATCGAGGTGTACGTGGATGGCGGGGTCCGGCGCGGATCGGATCTCGCGATCGCCCGCGCGCTCGGGGCGCGCGGCGTCCTCGTCGGCCGGCCCGTCCTGTGGGCCCTCGCCGCGGGTGGTGAGGCGGGCGTCGCGCGCCTCCTCGCGCTGTTCCGCGAGGAGTTCGAGACCACCCTGGCCCTGCTCGGTACACCGACGGTCGACGCCATCGCGCGTGATCGCGTCCGGTGA
- a CDS encoding aminotransferase class I/II-fold pyridoxal phosphate-dependent enzyme: MTSPVRTTALPTSPPANRPPLAERALADRVRSVPPSGIRRFFDILATMDDVISLGVGEPDFDTPEHIVQAGIDSLRRGRTHYTSNYGTFELRRALADHLDRRYGVRYDPATEILITVGASEAVDLALRATCDPGDEVILHEPSYVAYVPAITFAGGVVRSVATRLEDDFALDPAAVEAAITPRTKALFLGYPCNPTGAVLPEAAQDALAAITVRHDLLVYSDEIYDRLAYGTYRHRAMSALPGMRERTILMGGFSKAYAMTGWRVGWLCAPARILEGIVKVHQYAIMSAPTTAQDAALRALTDGERDVEAMLAEYDRRRRLVVDGFNAIGLRTFEPRGAFYAFPEVASTGLDGDAFAERLLAEEHVAVVPGSAFGPSGVGHVRACYATSYEQLEEALRRIGGFVERQRGNAR, translated from the coding sequence ATGACGAGCCCGGTCCGGACGACCGCGCTCCCGACGAGCCCGCCAGCGAACCGCCCGCCACTCGCTGAGCGCGCCCTCGCCGACCGCGTCCGCTCCGTGCCGCCGTCCGGGATCCGGCGCTTCTTCGACATCCTCGCCACGATGGACGACGTCATCAGCCTCGGCGTGGGCGAGCCGGACTTCGACACGCCGGAGCACATCGTGCAGGCCGGGATCGACAGTCTCCGCCGCGGCCGGACCCACTACACGAGCAACTACGGGACGTTCGAACTCCGTCGGGCACTCGCCGATCACCTCGATCGCCGCTACGGCGTCCGCTACGACCCGGCGACCGAGATCCTCATCACCGTCGGTGCGTCGGAGGCCGTCGACCTCGCCCTGCGGGCAACCTGCGACCCGGGCGACGAGGTCATCCTCCACGAGCCCTCCTACGTCGCGTACGTCCCGGCGATCACCTTCGCCGGCGGCGTCGTGCGGTCCGTCGCCACCCGCCTCGAGGACGACTTCGCCCTCGATCCGGCAGCGGTCGAGGCGGCGATCACGCCGCGGACGAAGGCGCTCTTCCTCGGCTACCCGTGCAATCCGACGGGGGCGGTCCTGCCGGAGGCGGCCCAGGACGCGCTCGCCGCGATCACCGTCCGCCACGACCTGCTCGTCTACTCGGACGAGATCTACGACCGGCTTGCCTACGGGACGTATCGTCACCGGGCGATGAGCGCCCTGCCGGGGATGCGCGAGCGGACGATTCTCATGGGTGGCTTCAGCAAGGCGTACGCGATGACCGGCTGGCGGGTCGGCTGGCTCTGCGCCCCGGCACGGATCCTCGAGGGGATCGTCAAGGTCCACCAGTACGCCATCATGTCGGCCCCGACGACCGCCCAGGACGCGGCGCTCCGGGCGCTCACCGACGGGGAGCGCGACGTCGAGGCGATGCTCGCCGAATACGACCGTCGTCGGCGGCTCGTCGTGGACGGCTTCAATGCGATCGGGCTTCGGACGTTCGAGCCCCGCGGCGCGTTCTATGCCTTCCCCGAGGTCGCCTCGACCGGCCTCGACGGAGACGCGTTCGCCGAGCGGCTCCTCGCCGAGGAGCATGTCGCGGTCGTCCCGGGGAGTGCCTTCGGCCCGTCCGGCGTCGGCCATGTCCGGGCCTGCTACGCGACGTCGTACGAGCAGCTCGAGGAGGCCCTCCGACGGATCGGCGGCTTCGTCGAACGGCAGCGCGGGAACGCTCGATGA
- the gatA gene encoding Asp-tRNA(Asn)/Glu-tRNA(Gln) amidotransferase subunit GatA, producing MTALLRAGAFRAREIAEAHLANAERQNHALNAWLSIDRERALGEADAADVRLDAARRSGPDAVAALPPLLGVPVALKDLVSLKGGQATAGSRILEGYRAPYDAHITERLREAGAVVLGKTNMDEFAMGSSNEHSAFGPVSNPWRLDAVPGGSSGGSAVTVAAYHAPLAIGTDTGGSIRQPAALTGIVGMKPTYGRVSRYGIIAFASSLDQIGPFARDARDAAMLLHAVAGRDERDATSAPVPVPDDLLHLPASDDEAAATLRGRRFGLPREYFVAGMEPGSERRIREAVAALEAAGATIEDVSLPHTDYGLATYYIVAPAEASANLARYDGIRYGFSRRGGDVLADYVATRGAGFGAEVKRRIMLGTYALSAGYYDAFYLKAQKVRTLIKRDFDLAFASGIDALVAPTSPTPAFRFGAKLADPVAMYLSDACTLPVNMAGLPGVSIPCGLSDGLPVGLQLIGPAWSELDLLRIVRGYEAVTADATWRSLEPAELALADDPSGPTPAERAAAARVGTAR from the coding sequence ATGACGGCGCTGCTGCGGGCCGGAGCGTTCCGCGCCCGCGAGATCGCCGAGGCGCACCTGGCCAATGCCGAGCGACAGAATCACGCCCTCAACGCCTGGCTATCCATCGACCGGGAGCGGGCGCTCGGCGAGGCGGATGCGGCGGACGTCCGCCTCGATGCCGCGCGACGCAGCGGTCCGGACGCCGTGGCCGCGTTGCCGCCGCTCCTCGGGGTCCCCGTCGCGCTCAAGGACCTTGTCTCGCTGAAGGGCGGTCAGGCGACGGCGGGGTCGCGGATCCTCGAGGGCTATCGCGCCCCGTATGACGCGCACATCACGGAGCGGCTTCGGGAGGCCGGAGCGGTCGTCCTCGGCAAGACGAACATGGACGAGTTCGCGATGGGATCCTCGAACGAGCACAGCGCGTTCGGGCCGGTGAGCAATCCGTGGCGCCTCGACGCCGTGCCCGGCGGCAGCAGCGGTGGTTCGGCGGTCACCGTCGCCGCGTATCACGCCCCGCTCGCGATCGGGACGGACACGGGCGGTTCGATCCGCCAGCCGGCGGCGTTGACCGGGATCGTCGGGATGAAGCCGACGTACGGCCGGGTCTCGCGCTACGGCATCATCGCCTTCGCGAGCTCGCTCGACCAGATCGGGCCGTTCGCCCGCGACGCCCGCGACGCGGCGATGCTCCTCCACGCCGTCGCCGGCCGGGACGAGCGCGACGCCACCTCGGCGCCCGTTCCCGTCCCGGACGACCTGCTGCACCTGCCGGCCTCGGACGACGAGGCGGCGGCGACCCTCCGCGGCAGGAGGTTCGGCCTGCCCCGCGAGTACTTCGTGGCCGGGATGGAGCCCGGCTCCGAGCGGCGGATCCGCGAGGCGGTGGCGGCGCTCGAGGCCGCCGGGGCGACGATCGAGGACGTGAGCCTGCCGCACACGGACTACGGCCTCGCGACGTACTACATCGTGGCGCCGGCCGAGGCGTCCGCCAATCTCGCCCGCTATGACGGGATCCGCTACGGGTTCTCCCGCCGAGGCGGCGACGTCCTCGCCGACTACGTCGCAACCCGGGGGGCCGGCTTCGGCGCGGAGGTCAAGCGGCGAATCATGCTCGGGACGTATGCCCTTTCGGCGGGCTACTACGACGCCTTCTACCTCAAGGCCCAGAAGGTCCGGACCCTCATCAAGCGCGACTTCGATCTCGCCTTCGCGTCCGGCATCGACGCCCTGGTGGCGCCCACGTCGCCGACTCCGGCGTTCCGCTTCGGGGCGAAGCTCGCCGACCCCGTGGCGATGTACCTGTCCGACGCCTGCACCCTGCCGGTGAACATGGCGGGGCTGCCCGGTGTCTCCATCCCGTGCGGCCTTTCGGACGGCCTGCCGGTCGGGCTCCAGCTCATCGGCCCGGCCTGGTCCGAGCTCGACCTGCTCCGCATCGTGCGTGGGTACGAGGCCGTCACCGCGGACGCCACGTGGCGCTCGCTCGAGCCGGCCGAACTCGCCCTCGCGGACGACCCGTCCGGCCCCACGCCGGCCGAGCGAGCCGCCGCGGCCCGAGTCGGGACCGCCCGATGA
- the ligA gene encoding NAD-dependent DNA ligase LigA, with amino-acid sequence MDQPAARARHAELVTAIRQADRQYYEDDAPELADAAYDALFRELVALEAAQPDLRTADSPTQRVGGSPGASTFAKVRHERPMLSLANAFSHDELRAFDVRVRRGLGLGAAPEAVPDLRYVAELKIDGLAISIRFDDGRFVRGATRGDGTTGEDVTANLRTIAVIPASLREPVSLEARGEVYMPKAEFARINAERDEAELPLYANPRNSGAGSLRQQDPAVTAARRLSAWFYQLVEDLPATALPSTGGATNEPIASQSAALARLVALGLPVDPAYVADLDMEGVISYTERWREARHALPYETDGVVVKVDRYDQQARLGMVSRAPRWAIAFKFPPERVTTVVEDIVPYVGRTGTLTPVAHLRPVVVAGSTVARATLHNFDEVRRKDIRIGDTVVLQKAGDVIPEVVGPVVERRTGAERIFELPESCPVCATPVVRDTGAVRTYCPNPVCPARVAQEFAHFAGRGGMDIDGAGWAVLEQLLQRGMVRTRGDFYRLTVEDIETLERFARKSAENLVAAIERSRRRPLARILNALGIPGVGEQTAIDLSDWLVARLPPAADEPMGGPGGWTARVAAELRRRANEEPSAFEEVPGVGAVVADGIARYLADPVSAGVLGELVAAGVEAERPSDPVVRAGVPSSAPLAGRTVVVTGSLAGFDRAAAEAAVRAAGGRPSGSVSRKTDYVVAGENAGSKLARAEELGVTILDEAAFVRLLGEPGPSPSPVSDDGDIAP; translated from the coding sequence CTGGACCAGCCGGCGGCACGGGCGCGCCATGCCGAGCTCGTGACGGCGATCCGGCAGGCAGACCGCCAGTACTACGAGGATGACGCGCCGGAGCTCGCGGATGCGGCATACGACGCCCTGTTCCGCGAGCTCGTCGCGCTCGAGGCAGCGCAGCCGGACCTTCGGACGGCCGACTCGCCGACGCAGCGGGTCGGCGGCAGTCCCGGAGCGAGCACGTTCGCGAAGGTCCGCCACGAGCGTCCGATGCTCTCGCTCGCCAACGCGTTCAGCCACGACGAGCTCCGGGCGTTCGATGTCCGCGTCCGGCGCGGCCTGGGCCTGGGCGCAGCCCCGGAGGCGGTGCCGGATCTGCGCTACGTCGCGGAGCTGAAGATCGACGGCCTCGCGATCAGCATCCGCTTCGATGACGGCCGGTTCGTCCGCGGTGCGACGCGCGGCGATGGCACGACCGGCGAAGACGTCACGGCGAACCTTCGGACGATCGCGGTGATTCCGGCCAGCCTCCGCGAACCGGTCTCGCTCGAGGCACGGGGCGAGGTGTACATGCCGAAGGCCGAGTTCGCCCGCATCAATGCGGAGCGCGATGAGGCCGAACTCCCGCTCTACGCGAACCCCCGCAACAGCGGGGCGGGATCGCTCCGCCAGCAGGACCCGGCGGTCACCGCGGCGCGCCGCCTCTCGGCCTGGTTCTATCAGCTCGTCGAAGATCTGCCAGCGACGGCTTTGCCCTCGACCGGCGGTGCCACGAACGAGCCGATCGCGAGCCAGTCCGCCGCGCTCGCCCGGCTCGTCGCGCTCGGCCTGCCCGTCGATCCGGCGTATGTCGCCGACCTCGACATGGAGGGCGTCATCTCCTACACGGAACGCTGGCGCGAGGCGCGACACGCGCTGCCGTACGAGACGGACGGCGTCGTCGTCAAGGTGGACCGGTACGACCAGCAGGCCCGCCTCGGCATGGTGAGCCGGGCGCCCCGCTGGGCGATCGCCTTCAAGTTCCCGCCGGAGCGGGTGACCACCGTCGTGGAGGACATCGTGCCGTACGTCGGGCGGACCGGGACGCTCACCCCGGTCGCGCACCTCCGGCCGGTCGTCGTCGCCGGCTCAACCGTCGCGCGGGCGACCCTCCACAACTTCGACGAGGTTCGCCGCAAGGACATCCGGATCGGGGACACGGTCGTCCTCCAGAAGGCCGGTGACGTCATCCCGGAGGTGGTCGGCCCGGTCGTCGAGCGGCGGACCGGAGCCGAGCGGATCTTCGAGCTCCCGGAGTCCTGTCCGGTGTGTGCGACACCGGTCGTCCGCGATACCGGGGCCGTCCGGACGTACTGCCCGAATCCCGTCTGTCCGGCGCGCGTCGCCCAGGAGTTCGCTCATTTCGCCGGTCGCGGCGGGATGGACATCGACGGGGCCGGGTGGGCCGTGCTCGAGCAGCTCCTCCAGCGCGGCATGGTCCGGACGCGGGGCGACTTCTACCGGCTCACGGTCGAGGACATCGAGACGCTCGAGCGGTTCGCCCGGAAGAGCGCGGAGAACCTCGTCGCGGCGATCGAACGCTCGCGCCGGCGGCCGCTCGCCCGCATCCTCAACGCACTCGGGATCCCCGGCGTCGGCGAGCAGACGGCGATCGATCTCTCGGACTGGCTCGTGGCACGGCTGCCGCCGGCCGCGGACGAGCCGATGGGTGGCCCTGGTGGCTGGACGGCGCGCGTCGCCGCCGAGCTCCGTCGGCGGGCGAACGAGGAGCCGTCCGCGTTCGAGGAGGTTCCGGGTGTCGGCGCGGTCGTCGCCGATGGGATCGCCCGGTACCTCGCCGATCCGGTGTCGGCGGGCGTGCTCGGCGAGCTCGTCGCGGCGGGTGTCGAGGCGGAGCGTCCCTCCGATCCCGTCGTCCGCGCCGGCGTGCCGTCGAGCGCGCCCCTCGCCGGGCGAACGGTCGTCGTGACGGGCTCGCTCGCGGGATTCGATCGCGCCGCGGCGGAGGCGGCGGTCCGCGCGGCCGGCGGTCGCCCCAGCGGGTCGGTCTCGAGGAAGACGGACTACGTGGTGGCCGGCGAGAACGCGGGATCGAAGCTCGCGCGAGCGGAGGAGCTCGGCGTCACGATCCTCGACGAGGCGGCGTTCGTCCGGCTGCTCGGCGAGCCCGGACCCTCGCCGTCACCCGTCAGCGACGACGGTGATATCGCTCCATGA
- a CDS encoding UvrD-helicase domain-containing protein, translated as MSPETTGQPPPPPAAPDATADADGFGDGPWEDLDPAWRAPQEPARFRDDVPLGAPTTEGAPLDPIARAAATSALAERMVANLNPEQARAVTTTDGPLLILAGAGSGKTRVLAHRVAYLVGVHGVRPWQILAVTFTNRAAGELRERIVALLGETVGKDVQAGTFHALCARVLRRDGAAIGIRRDFVVYDTEDQQALMKRILVEEGIEPKGPTRPAPILSRISRAKNEMVDPSEIDDTIPITGGRIAVARLAARYDERLRAAGGLDFDDLLLAAVRLFEGAPEVLAHYQDRWRYLHVDEYQDTNRPQYLWIKALAARSRNLTVVGDDDQSIYGWRGADIRNILDFERDYPDATVVKLEQNYRSTQLILDAAHAVVSRNTARTDKKLWTANESGRPIRRYEAYDEDDEAEWIARRIEELGGGGSILTRRAERDDADLRPKDIAVMYRMNAQSRAIEEAFLRYGIRYQIVGGTRFYQRREVKDALAYLRILRSDTDVVSFERIINVPGRSIGERTLEALRTAATRGGLSSWGAIEAAIAGEHGLADLAPRARNAITDFAILIRRLRARIGVLPLPELLDDVLEASGYRAMLADGSEDGEERWANLLELRSVATRYDDLTPEDALDRLLEETALVADQDSYEGEADAVTLITLHAAKGLEFPVVFIAGLEEGVFPTSRAIDAEREMPPRLGPMEEERRLAYVGITRAKRRLHLTHASRRMFRGMGQLSIPSRFLVEIPAELMEGPLLVDAGGSAGPLDLDLVFGRRGGRLVGGQRPGGGRASGAARPGGAAFREGSGRPGAPIDGAFQPTRDLAARRAAFAAGAPSGSLRPPTGGQGGRRIGAWDDEPSADDARAAELAHADELPIRRVDAPERPPVRPARPAVPGERRFRDGDRVRHPRFGDGIVVTSKLTRADEEVTVAFGDPGVGRKTMLASLASIDLVG; from the coding sequence GTGAGCCCAGAGACGACCGGACAACCACCACCGCCGCCGGCCGCGCCGGACGCAACGGCAGACGCCGACGGCTTCGGCGACGGCCCCTGGGAGGACCTCGACCCGGCGTGGCGCGCACCGCAGGAGCCGGCGCGGTTTCGCGACGATGTGCCCCTCGGGGCGCCGACGACCGAGGGTGCCCCCCTCGATCCGATTGCGCGCGCCGCGGCGACGAGCGCCCTCGCGGAACGGATGGTCGCGAACCTCAACCCGGAGCAGGCCCGCGCCGTCACGACGACGGACGGTCCGCTCCTCATCCTCGCCGGCGCCGGGTCGGGGAAGACGCGGGTCCTCGCCCATCGCGTCGCCTACCTCGTCGGGGTCCACGGCGTCCGGCCATGGCAGATCCTCGCCGTCACCTTCACGAACCGGGCCGCGGGCGAGCTTCGCGAGCGGATCGTCGCGCTGCTCGGGGAGACGGTGGGGAAGGACGTCCAGGCCGGGACCTTCCACGCTCTCTGCGCCCGTGTCCTCCGGCGCGATGGGGCCGCGATCGGGATCCGCCGCGACTTCGTCGTCTACGACACAGAGGACCAGCAGGCGCTCATGAAACGGATCCTCGTCGAGGAGGGGATCGAGCCGAAGGGGCCGACCCGACCGGCGCCGATCCTCTCGCGGATCAGCCGGGCGAAGAACGAGATGGTCGACCCGAGCGAGATCGACGACACGATCCCGATCACCGGCGGGCGGATCGCCGTCGCCCGGCTCGCCGCCCGCTACGATGAGCGGCTGCGGGCCGCCGGCGGCCTCGACTTCGACGACCTCCTGCTCGCCGCGGTGCGGCTGTTCGAGGGCGCCCCGGAGGTCCTCGCTCACTATCAGGACCGCTGGCGCTACCTCCACGTGGACGAGTACCAGGATACGAACCGACCGCAGTACCTGTGGATCAAGGCACTCGCCGCGCGCAGTCGGAACCTGACGGTCGTGGGTGACGACGATCAGAGCATCTACGGCTGGCGTGGCGCCGACATCAGGAACATCCTCGACTTCGAGCGGGACTACCCCGACGCGACGGTCGTCAAGCTCGAACAGAACTACCGGAGCACCCAGCTCATCCTCGACGCGGCGCACGCCGTCGTCTCGCGGAACACGGCCCGCACGGACAAGAAGCTCTGGACCGCGAACGAGTCGGGACGGCCGATCCGTCGCTACGAGGCGTACGACGAGGACGACGAGGCGGAATGGATCGCCCGCCGGATCGAGGAGCTCGGCGGCGGCGGATCGATCCTCACCCGACGGGCCGAGCGCGACGACGCCGACCTTCGCCCGAAGGACATCGCCGTCATGTACCGCATGAACGCCCAGTCCCGAGCCATCGAGGAGGCGTTCCTGCGCTACGGGATCCGTTACCAGATCGTCGGCGGGACGCGCTTCTATCAGCGCCGCGAAGTCAAGGACGCCCTGGCGTACCTGCGCATCCTCCGTTCGGACACGGACGTCGTGAGCTTCGAGCGGATCATCAACGTGCCGGGCCGCTCCATCGGCGAGCGAACGCTCGAGGCGCTCCGGACCGCCGCCACGCGGGGCGGACTCTCGAGCTGGGGCGCGATCGAGGCGGCGATCGCGGGCGAGCACGGACTCGCCGACCTCGCCCCGCGGGCGCGGAACGCCATCACGGACTTCGCGATCCTCATCCGCCGCCTCCGGGCACGGATCGGCGTCCTGCCGCTGCCCGAGCTCCTCGACGACGTCCTCGAGGCGTCCGGCTACCGGGCGATGCTCGCCGACGGCTCCGAGGACGGGGAGGAACGATGGGCGAACCTCCTCGAGCTGCGGTCCGTGGCGACGCGCTACGACGACCTCACACCGGAGGACGCCCTCGATCGGCTCCTCGAGGAGACGGCACTCGTCGCCGACCAGGACAGCTACGAGGGCGAGGCGGACGCGGTGACCCTCATCACCCTCCATGCGGCGAAGGGACTCGAGTTCCCAGTCGTCTTCATCGCCGGACTCGAGGAAGGCGTCTTCCCGACGAGCCGCGCGATCGACGCGGAGCGGGAGATGCCGCCGCGCCTGGGCCCGATGGAGGAGGAGCGGCGGCTCGCATATGTCGGGATCACGCGGGCGAAACGGCGACTGCATCTCACCCATGCGTCGCGTCGCATGTTCCGCGGGATGGGTCAGCTCTCGATCCCGTCGCGGTTCCTCGTCGAGATCCCGGCCGAGCTCATGGAGGGTCCGCTCCTCGTCGACGCGGGTGGTTCGGCCGGACCGCTCGACCTCGATCTCGTCTTCGGTCGGCGGGGCGGCCGACTGGTCGGCGGTCAACGGCCCGGCGGTGGACGAGCGAGCGGCGCGGCCAGGCCCGGGGGTGCCGCGTTCCGCGAAGGGAGCGGCCGTCCGGGTGCGCCGATCGACGGCGCGTTCCAGCCGACTCGGGACCTTGCCGCGCGACGGGCCGCGTTCGCTGCCGGGGCGCCGTCGGGAAGCCTCCGCCCTCCGACCGGTGGCCAGGGCGGCCGGAGGATCGGCGCCTGGGACGACGAGCCGTCGGCGGACGACGCCCGGGCTGCGGAGCTCGCCCACGCGGACGAGCTCCCGATCCGGCGGGTCGATGCACCCGAGCGTCCGCCCGTCCGACCCGCGCGACCGGCGGTTCCGGGTGAACGACGGTTCCGGGACGGCGACCGGGTGCGCCATCCACGATTCGGCGACGGGATCGTCGTCACCTCGAAGCTCACCCGGGCCGACGAGGAGGTGACGGTCGCCTTCGGCGATCCCGGCGTCGGGCGCAAGACCATGCTCGCGAGCCTCGCGAGCATCGATCTCGTCGGATAG